A stretch of Amycolatopsis balhimycina FH 1894 DNA encodes these proteins:
- the treS gene encoding maltose alpha-D-glucosyltransferase, producing the protein MAEEARPDAALGLDGVPHTGEAMTADGMLVEPQAGDFRSAQQAPSNPEWFKGAVFYEVLVRAFADSNGDGTGDLRGLAGRLDYLAWLGIDCLWLPPFYASPLRDGGYDISDFRAVLPEFGSVEDFVFLLNEAHRRGIRVITDLVLNHTSDAHPWFQQSRHDPDGPYGDYYVWSDDDSRYADARIIFVDTETSNWTYDPVRGQFYWHRFFSHQPDLNFENPDVQNAMIDTLRFWLDLGIDGFRLDAVPYLFEQEGTNCENLPRTHEFLKRCRKVVDDEYPGRILLAEANQWPSDVVEYFGDPAVGGDECHMAFHFPLMPRIFMAVRRESRFPISEILSQTPEIPSGSQWGIFLRNHDELTLEMVTDDERDYMYAEYAKDPRMKANIGIRRRLAPLLDNDRNQQELFTAMLLSLPGSPVLYYGDEIGMGDNIWLGDRDAVRTPMQWTPDRNAGFSSCDPGRIYLPVIMDPVYGYQGLNVEAQSNNDASLLNWTRRMIEVRKQHHAFAEGEFVDLGGSNPSVLAYKRHWRRPDGGEDIVLCVNNLSRFPQPVELDLSAHRGCTPVELTGGVRFPSIGELSYLLTLPGHGFYWFQLTSPGDEGEAR; encoded by the coding sequence ATGGCGGAAGAAGCCCGGCCCGACGCCGCGTTGGGGCTGGACGGTGTGCCGCACACCGGTGAGGCGATGACCGCCGACGGCATGCTGGTGGAACCCCAGGCCGGGGACTTCCGGTCGGCGCAGCAGGCGCCGAGCAACCCGGAGTGGTTCAAGGGCGCGGTGTTCTACGAAGTGCTGGTGCGCGCGTTCGCCGACTCCAACGGCGACGGCACCGGCGACCTGCGCGGCCTGGCCGGGCGGCTCGACTATCTGGCGTGGCTCGGCATCGACTGCCTGTGGCTGCCGCCGTTCTACGCCTCGCCGTTGCGCGACGGCGGGTACGACATCAGCGACTTCCGCGCGGTGCTGCCGGAGTTCGGCAGCGTCGAGGACTTCGTCTTCCTGCTCAACGAGGCGCACCGGCGCGGTATCCGGGTGATCACCGACCTGGTGCTCAACCACACCTCGGACGCACACCCGTGGTTCCAGCAGTCCCGCCACGACCCGGACGGCCCGTACGGCGACTACTACGTGTGGAGTGACGACGACTCCCGCTACGCCGACGCGCGGATCATCTTCGTCGACACCGAGACGTCGAACTGGACCTACGACCCGGTGCGCGGCCAGTTCTACTGGCACCGGTTCTTCTCCCACCAGCCCGACCTCAACTTCGAGAACCCCGACGTCCAGAACGCGATGATCGACACCCTGCGGTTCTGGCTGGACCTGGGCATCGACGGGTTCCGCCTCGACGCCGTGCCGTACCTGTTCGAGCAGGAGGGCACCAACTGCGAGAACCTGCCGCGCACGCACGAGTTCCTCAAGCGCTGCCGCAAGGTCGTCGACGACGAGTACCCGGGCCGGATCCTGCTGGCCGAGGCCAACCAGTGGCCTTCGGACGTCGTCGAGTACTTCGGTGACCCGGCCGTCGGCGGCGACGAGTGCCACATGGCGTTCCACTTCCCGCTGATGCCGCGGATCTTCATGGCGGTGCGGCGCGAGTCCCGGTTCCCGATCTCGGAGATCCTCAGCCAGACCCCGGAGATCCCCAGCGGCAGCCAGTGGGGCATCTTCCTGCGCAACCACGACGAGCTGACCCTCGAGATGGTCACCGACGACGAGCGCGACTACATGTACGCGGAGTACGCCAAGGACCCGCGGATGAAGGCCAACATCGGCATCCGCCGCCGGCTGGCGCCCCTGCTGGACAACGACCGGAACCAGCAGGAGCTGTTCACCGCGATGCTGCTCTCCCTCCCCGGTTCGCCCGTTCTGTACTACGGTGACGAGATCGGCATGGGAGACAACATCTGGCTCGGAGACCGCGACGCGGTGCGGACCCCCATGCAGTGGACCCCGGACCGCAACGCCGGGTTCTCCTCCTGCGACCCCGGCCGGATCTACCTGCCGGTGATCATGGACCCGGTGTACGGCTACCAGGGCCTGAACGTCGAGGCGCAGTCGAACAACGACGCCTCCCTGCTCAACTGGACCCGGCGGATGATCGAGGTGCGCAAGCAGCACCACGCGTTCGCCGAGGGCGAGTTCGTCGACCTCGGCGGGTCCAACCCGAGCGTGCTGGCCTACAAGCGCCACTGGCGGCGCCCCGACGGCGGCGAGGACATCGTGCTCTGCGTGAACAACCTCTCCCGGTTCCCGCAGCCGGTGGAACTGGATCTCTCCGCGCACCGCGGGTGCACGCCGGTGGAACTCACCGGCGGCGTGCGGTTCCCCAGCATCGGGGAGCTGTCGTACCTGCTGACGCTGCCGGGGCACGGCTTCTACTGGTTCCAGCTGACGAGCCCGGGAGACGAAGGCGAAGCGAGGTGA
- the treY gene encoding malto-oligosyltrehalose synthase — MTVPESTYRVQLRPEFTFSDAAGIAGYLRDLGIGALYASPVLDATPGSTHGYDVVDPTRARPELGGESARRELAALLKELGLGLVVDIVPNHMSVEVPKANRWWWDVLKHGRGSEYASFFDVDWDRGPILLPVLGDDSDDGAVAELTVDGGELAYYDHRFPIAPGTENGTPQEVHERQHYRLIGWRRGNAELNYRRFFDITNLAAVRVEDPKVFAETHGEVLRWVADGDVTGLRVDHPDGLADPGGYFRRLRENAPDAWIVAEKILHPGEPLPQSWPVDGTTGYDALREIAGVFIDPAGEPDFTVLANELGVKTGYHRVEAEARRLVTDRILVAEVRRIAALLPHFEAEVARQAVAETMIAFPVYRSYLPEGAAHWAAAIDGARRARPDLADPLTMLDAVMRKNPDSELATRLQQTSGMVVAKGTEDTTFYRYTRFAALNEVGGNPDRFGLGVEEFHRLAAGREAGYPAAMTTLTTHDTKRSEDTRARMAVLAEVPGEFAQAVRRWTARRGIDEPSLNLLAWQTLVSTWPIEPARLRDYLDKAAKEAKLRTSWTDHDEAFEADVAAWPEDVMNDAELASDIETFVKRIEGPGYTNSLGQKLVQLTAPGVPDVYQGTELWDFSLVDPDNRRPVDYVVRREILTRIADGELPEIDASGAAKLLVVHKTLRLRRAHPALFRGYRPLRAEGPAAQHVLAYTRSADLAVAVTRLPVGLEAGGGWRDTVLPLPAGVWTDVLTGRDASPDAATLFDRYPVALLVRGDA, encoded by the coding sequence ATGACGGTGCCGGAGTCGACCTACCGGGTGCAGCTGCGCCCGGAGTTCACCTTCAGCGACGCGGCCGGCATCGCCGGCTACCTGCGCGACCTCGGCATCGGCGCGTTGTACGCGTCGCCGGTGCTGGACGCGACGCCGGGCTCGACGCACGGCTACGACGTGGTCGACCCGACACGCGCGCGGCCCGAGCTCGGCGGCGAGTCCGCCCGGCGGGAACTCGCCGCGCTGCTGAAGGAACTCGGCCTCGGCCTGGTCGTCGACATCGTGCCGAACCACATGTCGGTCGAGGTGCCGAAGGCCAACCGGTGGTGGTGGGACGTGCTGAAGCACGGCCGCGGCTCCGAGTACGCCTCCTTCTTCGACGTCGACTGGGACCGCGGCCCGATCCTGCTGCCGGTCCTCGGCGACGACAGTGACGATGGAGCCGTCGCCGAGCTGACCGTCGACGGCGGCGAGCTCGCCTACTACGATCACCGGTTCCCGATCGCCCCCGGCACGGAAAACGGGACGCCGCAAGAGGTCCACGAGCGCCAGCACTACCGCCTGATCGGCTGGCGCCGCGGCAACGCCGAGCTGAACTACCGCCGGTTCTTCGACATCACGAACCTGGCCGCGGTCCGCGTCGAAGATCCGAAGGTGTTCGCCGAGACGCACGGCGAGGTGCTGCGCTGGGTCGCCGACGGCGACGTCACCGGCCTGCGCGTCGACCACCCGGACGGGCTCGCCGACCCGGGCGGCTACTTCCGGCGGCTGCGCGAGAACGCCCCGGACGCGTGGATCGTCGCGGAGAAGATCCTGCACCCGGGCGAGCCGCTGCCGCAGAGCTGGCCGGTCGACGGCACCACCGGCTACGATGCCCTGCGCGAGATCGCCGGCGTCTTCATCGACCCGGCGGGCGAGCCCGACTTCACCGTGCTGGCGAACGAGCTGGGCGTGAAGACCGGCTACCACCGCGTCGAGGCCGAGGCCCGGCGCCTGGTCACCGACCGCATTCTCGTGGCCGAGGTCCGGCGGATCGCCGCGCTGCTGCCCCACTTCGAGGCCGAAGTGGCGCGGCAGGCAGTGGCCGAGACCATGATCGCCTTCCCCGTCTACCGCTCCTATCTCCCCGAAGGCGCGGCGCACTGGGCCGCGGCGATCGACGGGGCCCGCCGTGCCCGGCCCGACCTCGCCGACCCGCTGACGATGCTCGACGCCGTCATGCGCAAGAACCCGGACAGCGAGCTGGCCACCCGGCTCCAGCAGACGTCCGGCATGGTCGTGGCGAAGGGCACCGAGGACACGACGTTCTACCGCTACACCCGCTTCGCCGCGCTCAACGAGGTCGGCGGCAACCCGGACCGCTTCGGCCTAGGCGTCGAGGAGTTCCACCGGCTGGCCGCCGGACGCGAGGCCGGCTACCCCGCCGCGATGACGACGCTGACCACCCACGACACCAAGCGCTCCGAGGACACCCGGGCCCGGATGGCGGTGCTGGCCGAAGTGCCGGGCGAGTTCGCCCAGGCCGTCCGGCGGTGGACCGCCCGGCGGGGCATCGACGAGCCGTCGCTGAACCTGCTGGCGTGGCAGACGCTGGTGTCGACCTGGCCGATCGAGCCGGCCCGGCTGCGGGACTACCTGGACAAGGCGGCCAAGGAGGCCAAGCTCCGGACCAGCTGGACCGACCACGACGAAGCCTTCGAGGCCGATGTCGCAGCCTGGCCCGAAGACGTCATGAACGACGCCGAGCTGGCGTCCGACATCGAGACGTTCGTCAAGCGCATCGAGGGACCCGGCTACACGAACTCCCTCGGCCAGAAGCTGGTGCAGCTGACCGCCCCGGGCGTCCCGGACGTCTACCAGGGCACCGAGCTGTGGGACTTCTCGCTGGTCGACCCGGACAACCGGCGCCCGGTCGACTACGTCGTCCGCCGCGAAATCCTGACCCGGATCGCCGACGGCGAGCTGCCGGAGATCGACGCGTCGGGCGCGGCGAAGCTGCTGGTCGTCCACAAGACGCTGCGGCTGCGTCGTGCGCACCCGGCGCTGTTCCGCGGCTACCGGCCGCTGCGAGCCGAGGGTCCGGCCGCCCAGCACGTCCTGGCTTACACGCGCAGCGCCGACCTCGCCGTCGCGGTGACCCGGCTCCCGGTCGGCCTCGAAGCCGGCGGCGGCTGGCGCGACACCGTGCTGCCGCTGCCGGCCGGCGTCTGGACCGACGTCCTGACCGGCCGCGACGCGAGCCCGGACGCGGCCACCCTGTTCGACCGCTACCCCGTCGCGTTGCTGGTGCGAGGAGACGCATGA
- the treZ gene encoding malto-oligosyltrehalose trehalohydrolase translates to MKFSVWAPSARRVRVSVDEGVHEMTAGDGGWWHADAEGINYAFLLDDEKPLPDPRSRWQPHGVHAESRVYDHAEFAWTDDAWTGRQLPGGVLYELHVGTFTEGGTFDAAIERLDHLVDLGITHVELLPVNSFDGTAGWGYDGVLWGAVHEPYGGPDGFKRFVDAAHARGLAVVLDVVYNHLGPSGAYLGKFGPYFAGRNDWGPGLNLDGPGSDEVRRYVIDNALSWFRDFHVDALRLDAVHALLDRRAVHLLEQLATEAGALSAALNRPLTLIAESDLNDPKLVTPRERGGYGLHAQWSDDLHHALHVKLTGETSGYYTDFAAPDALERVLREVFFHAGTWSSFRERTHGRPVDTRTVPGHRFLGYLQNHDQIGNRATGDRLSATVAPGRLACGAALLFCSPYTPMVFMGEEWAASTPWQFFASFPDPELAEAVRTGRRREFARHGWGEADVPDPMDPATVERSRLDWAEAGRPGHREVLDLYRALIRLRRERPELADPQVSDLRLDTAPDGSWLVLHRGGLRLAVNFGAGPVTLPLGATAALLTWGEATVDGGAAQLPPDTFALVETTQ, encoded by the coding sequence ATGAAGTTCAGCGTGTGGGCCCCTTCGGCCCGCCGGGTCCGGGTGAGCGTCGACGAAGGCGTGCACGAAATGACCGCGGGCGACGGCGGCTGGTGGCACGCCGACGCCGAAGGCATCAACTACGCCTTCCTGCTCGATGACGAGAAGCCCCTGCCGGATCCGCGCTCGCGGTGGCAGCCGCACGGCGTGCACGCGGAGTCCCGTGTCTACGACCACGCGGAGTTCGCCTGGACCGACGACGCCTGGACCGGACGGCAGCTGCCCGGCGGCGTCCTCTACGAGCTGCACGTCGGCACATTCACCGAGGGCGGCACCTTCGACGCGGCCATCGAGCGGCTCGATCACCTCGTCGACCTCGGGATCACGCACGTCGAGCTGCTGCCGGTCAACTCGTTCGACGGCACCGCGGGCTGGGGCTACGACGGCGTCCTCTGGGGCGCGGTCCACGAGCCCTACGGCGGGCCCGACGGCTTCAAGCGGTTCGTCGACGCCGCCCACGCGCGCGGCCTGGCCGTCGTGCTCGACGTCGTCTACAACCACCTCGGGCCGTCGGGGGCCTACCTCGGCAAGTTCGGGCCGTACTTCGCCGGCCGGAACGACTGGGGGCCCGGCCTCAACCTCGACGGCCCCGGCTCCGACGAGGTCCGCCGGTACGTCATCGACAACGCGCTGAGCTGGTTCCGCGACTTCCACGTCGACGCGCTGCGGCTCGACGCCGTGCACGCGCTGCTCGACCGGCGGGCCGTCCACCTGCTCGAACAGCTCGCCACCGAGGCCGGCGCGCTGTCGGCGGCGCTGAACCGGCCGCTGACGCTGATCGCCGAGTCCGACCTCAACGACCCGAAGCTGGTCACGCCCCGCGAGCGCGGCGGCTATGGCCTGCACGCACAGTGGTCGGACGACCTGCACCACGCCCTGCACGTCAAGCTCACCGGCGAGACGTCCGGCTACTACACCGACTTCGCCGCGCCGGACGCGCTCGAACGGGTCCTGCGCGAGGTGTTCTTCCACGCCGGGACCTGGTCGTCGTTCCGGGAGCGGACGCACGGCCGTCCGGTCGACACCCGGACCGTGCCCGGCCACCGCTTCCTCGGCTACCTGCAGAACCACGACCAGATCGGCAACCGCGCGACCGGCGACCGGCTGTCCGCGACGGTCGCCCCCGGCCGGCTGGCCTGCGGCGCGGCCCTGCTGTTCTGCTCGCCGTACACGCCGATGGTGTTCATGGGGGAGGAGTGGGCGGCGAGCACGCCGTGGCAGTTCTTCGCGTCCTTCCCGGACCCGGAGCTGGCCGAAGCCGTCCGCACGGGACGCCGTCGCGAGTTCGCCCGGCACGGCTGGGGCGAGGCCGACGTGCCCGACCCGATGGACCCGGCCACGGTGGAGCGCTCGCGGCTCGATTGGGCCGAGGCCGGGCGCCCCGGTCACCGTGAGGTGCTGGACCTCTACCGCGCGTTGATCCGGCTGCGCCGCGAACGGCCCGAGCTGGCCGACCCCCAGGTGTCGGACCTGCGTCTCGACACCGCCCCGGACGGATCGTGGCTCGTGCTGCACCGCGGCGGGCTGCGGCTGGCCGTCAACTTCGGCGCCGGCCCGGTGACGCTGCCGCTCGGGGCGACGGCGGCCCTGCTGACCTGGGGCGAGGCCACCGTGGACGGTGGCGCCGCCCAGCTGCCCCCGGACACCTTCGCCCTGGTCGAAACGACCCAGTGA
- a CDS encoding maltotransferase domain-containing protein, whose product MTGRLGIDDVSPSVSCGRYPAKAVVGEHIPVTATVWREGHDAVAATVAWRGPGDRLTRQARMVPRGPDHPDEFAAVIAPDTTGMWTYRIDAWGDPWATWEHNVEVKVAAGQGPEDLANDIENGARLLERVARRPDRRAEKQLLTGAVKALRDEERSLAERVGPALSPEIRQLMHEFPVRELITKGKPHKLWVDRRRAAFGSWYELFPRSTGGLDAEGKPVHGTFATAAGALDRVAKMGFDIVYLPPVHPIGRVNRKGPNNTLDATPDDVGSPWAIGADEGGHDAIHPDLGTFDDFDAFVARTEELGMEVALDFALQAAPDHPWVLKNPEFFTTRPDGSIAYAENPPKKYQDIYPINFDNDPKAVYEEMLRVITVWIDHGVKIFRVDNPHTKPPDFWAWLIQSVKDAHPDVIFLAEAFTRPARLWGLARLGFTQSYTYFTWRTGKQELIDFAVDLREHWNEGRPNLFVNTPDILHESLQRGGPGMFALRAALAATISPTWGVYSGYELFEHVPVREGSEEYLDSEKYQLRPRDFDRALAEGRSLEPWLAKLNAVRRAHPALQQMRTLHFHHVDNDALLAYSKQDPATGDTVVTVVTLDPYGPQEGTLWLDTAALGFEAHERLIAHDEVTGDTWDWGQANYVRLEPWRAVAHVVSVRRRLAG is encoded by the coding sequence ATGACCGGCCGGCTCGGCATCGACGACGTCTCCCCCAGCGTGAGCTGCGGCCGGTATCCGGCCAAAGCCGTTGTGGGAGAACACATTCCGGTCACCGCGACCGTCTGGCGCGAAGGTCACGACGCGGTCGCCGCCACCGTCGCGTGGCGCGGCCCCGGCGACCGGCTGACGCGCCAGGCGCGGATGGTGCCGCGCGGCCCCGACCACCCGGACGAGTTCGCCGCGGTGATCGCCCCGGACACCACCGGAATGTGGACCTACCGGATCGACGCGTGGGGCGACCCGTGGGCGACGTGGGAGCACAACGTCGAGGTGAAGGTCGCCGCCGGGCAGGGGCCCGAGGACCTCGCCAACGACATCGAGAACGGCGCCCGCCTGCTGGAGCGCGTCGCCCGCCGTCCCGACCGCCGGGCGGAGAAGCAGCTCCTGACCGGCGCGGTGAAGGCGTTGCGCGACGAAGAGCGCAGTCTCGCCGAGCGCGTCGGGCCCGCGCTCTCGCCCGAGATCCGCCAGCTCATGCACGAGTTCCCGGTGCGGGAGCTGATCACCAAGGGCAAGCCGCACAAGCTGTGGGTCGACCGCCGTCGCGCCGCGTTCGGCTCGTGGTACGAGCTGTTTCCCCGCTCGACCGGCGGGCTCGACGCCGAGGGCAAGCCGGTGCACGGCACCTTCGCCACCGCCGCGGGCGCGCTCGACCGCGTCGCGAAGATGGGCTTCGACATCGTCTACCTCCCGCCCGTCCACCCGATCGGGCGAGTGAACCGCAAGGGCCCCAACAACACCCTCGACGCGACCCCGGACGACGTCGGCTCGCCGTGGGCCATCGGCGCCGACGAGGGCGGGCACGACGCCATCCACCCCGACCTGGGCACCTTCGACGACTTCGACGCCTTCGTGGCCCGCACGGAAGAGCTCGGCATGGAGGTGGCGCTCGACTTCGCGCTGCAGGCCGCGCCCGACCACCCGTGGGTGCTCAAGAACCCGGAGTTCTTCACCACCCGCCCGGACGGCTCGATCGCGTACGCGGAGAACCCGCCGAAGAAGTACCAGGACATCTACCCGATCAACTTCGACAACGACCCCAAGGCCGTCTACGAAGAGATGCTGCGGGTGATCACGGTCTGGATCGACCACGGGGTGAAGATCTTCCGGGTCGACAACCCGCACACCAAGCCGCCGGACTTCTGGGCCTGGCTGATCCAGTCGGTCAAGGACGCCCACCCGGACGTGATCTTCCTGGCCGAGGCGTTCACCCGCCCGGCGCGGCTGTGGGGTCTGGCCCGGCTCGGCTTCACCCAGAGCTACACCTACTTCACCTGGCGGACCGGCAAGCAGGAGCTGATCGACTTCGCCGTCGACCTGCGGGAGCACTGGAACGAGGGCCGGCCGAACCTGTTCGTCAACACCCCGGACATCCTCCACGAGTCGCTGCAGCGCGGCGGCCCCGGCATGTTCGCGCTGCGGGCGGCGCTCGCGGCGACGATCTCGCCGACGTGGGGCGTCTACTCGGGTTACGAGCTGTTCGAGCACGTCCCGGTCCGCGAGGGCAGCGAGGAGTACCTCGACTCCGAGAAGTACCAGCTGCGCCCGCGCGACTTCGACCGCGCGCTCGCCGAAGGGCGTTCGCTGGAGCCGTGGCTGGCGAAGCTCAACGCCGTCCGCCGCGCGCACCCCGCGCTGCAGCAGATGCGCACCCTGCACTTCCACCACGTCGACAACGACGCGCTGCTGGCCTACTCCAAACAGGACCCGGCCACCGGCGACACCGTGGTCACCGTCGTCACGCTCGATCCGTACGGGCCCCAAGAGGGCACGCTGTGGCTCGACACCGCGGCACTCGGGTTCGAGGCGCACGAACGGCTGATCGCCCACGACGAGGTCACCGGCGACACCTGGGACTGGGGTCAGGCGAACTACGTCCGGCTCGAACCCTGGCGCGCCGTGGCGCACGTCGTGTCGGTGAGACGCCGGCTGGCCGGCTGA
- the glgX gene encoding glycogen debranching protein GlgX — protein MATRPSADHVLAGRPFPLGAHPEAGGVRFAITSAVADAVELCLIDADGSERRIALTERTFGVWHGLVPGVTPGQRYGYRIHGPYDPARGLRCNPHKLLLDPYARQITGGLTDLRAAQGFTGDPERGPMSTVDSLGSVPLSVVSSPGGPDTGIKPEVPFEEAVVYELHVKGFTRQHPFIPEALRGTYLGLAHPVAIEYLTRLGVTSVELLPVHSFLDEPALIRAGRHNYWGYSPLGFFAPHAAYASEPGHEVEEFRLMVAALHAAGIEVILDVVFNHTCEGGPDGPTLSFRGLNAPVYYLHTDRGHMADITGCGNTLEAGSPTVVRLVTDSLRYWTQELGVDGFRFDLASTLGRPRGGAFDDASTLLTTITTDPVLSRCKLIAEPWDATGEGYRVGGFGAQWAEWNGRYRDTVRDFWRGATGVRDLAYRLSGSSDLYDHNLRRPWQSINFVTAHDGFTLRDLVSYNEKHNEANGEDNRDGGNDNRSWNHGAEGDTADPEIRELRARQARNLFATLLLSTGTPMLTAGDEFWRTQGGNNNAYCIDDETSWLDWTPDDPEAESMLSFARRVVRLRANSPALRQPEFFEGRTTPTGKPDLVWFRPDGEEFGETDWFEDRHTLGMWIDGSNSQARNRDGELVPDHSWLLWLHAGDGPAEVVLPGREYGETFKPTLDTSTADGSPANPGTLEAKSRVTLQSRSLLLLRAPRLAAEPQPEPY, from the coding sequence ATGGCCACACGACCCTCCGCCGACCACGTCCTCGCCGGCCGTCCCTTTCCGCTCGGTGCCCACCCGGAGGCCGGCGGGGTGCGGTTCGCGATCACGTCCGCCGTCGCGGACGCCGTCGAGCTGTGCCTGATCGACGCCGACGGATCGGAACGCCGGATCGCGCTCACCGAACGCACCTTCGGCGTCTGGCACGGCCTGGTGCCCGGGGTGACGCCGGGGCAGCGGTACGGCTACCGGATCCACGGCCCGTACGACCCGGCCCGCGGCCTGCGGTGCAACCCGCACAAGCTGCTCCTCGACCCGTACGCCCGGCAGATCACCGGCGGGCTCACCGACCTGCGCGCGGCCCAGGGCTTCACCGGCGACCCGGAACGCGGGCCGATGTCCACAGTGGACTCCCTGGGCAGCGTGCCGCTGTCGGTGGTGTCCTCGCCGGGCGGACCGGACACCGGGATCAAGCCGGAGGTGCCGTTCGAGGAGGCGGTCGTCTACGAACTGCACGTCAAGGGGTTCACCCGGCAGCACCCGTTCATCCCGGAGGCGCTGCGCGGCACCTACCTCGGCCTGGCCCACCCGGTGGCGATCGAGTACCTGACCCGCCTCGGCGTCACCTCGGTCGAGCTGCTGCCGGTGCACTCGTTCCTCGACGAGCCGGCGCTGATCCGGGCCGGGCGGCACAACTACTGGGGTTACTCGCCGCTCGGCTTCTTCGCGCCGCACGCCGCCTACGCCAGCGAACCCGGCCACGAGGTCGAGGAGTTCCGGCTGATGGTGGCCGCCCTGCACGCGGCGGGCATCGAGGTGATCCTCGACGTCGTGTTCAACCACACCTGCGAGGGCGGCCCGGACGGGCCGACGCTGAGCTTCCGCGGGCTGAACGCGCCGGTGTACTACCTGCACACCGACCGCGGCCACATGGCCGACATCACCGGCTGCGGCAACACCCTGGAGGCCGGCTCGCCGACCGTCGTCCGGCTGGTCACCGACTCGCTGCGGTACTGGACGCAGGAGCTGGGCGTCGACGGCTTCCGGTTCGACCTCGCCAGCACGCTCGGCCGGCCCCGCGGCGGGGCGTTCGACGACGCGTCGACGCTGCTCACCACGATCACCACCGACCCGGTGCTCTCGCGCTGCAAGCTGATCGCCGAGCCGTGGGACGCGACCGGCGAGGGCTACCGCGTCGGCGGCTTCGGCGCGCAGTGGGCGGAGTGGAACGGCCGCTACCGCGACACCGTGCGGGACTTCTGGCGTGGCGCGACGGGCGTCCGCGACCTCGCCTACCGGCTGTCCGGTTCGTCGGACCTGTACGACCACAACCTGCGCCGGCCGTGGCAGTCGATCAACTTCGTCACCGCCCACGACGGCTTCACGCTGCGGGACCTGGTGTCCTACAACGAAAAGCACAACGAGGCCAACGGCGAGGACAACCGCGACGGCGGCAACGACAACCGCTCGTGGAACCACGGCGCGGAGGGGGACACGGCCGATCCGGAGATCCGCGAGCTGCGCGCCCGGCAGGCCCGCAACCTGTTCGCCACGCTGCTGCTGTCCACCGGCACCCCGATGCTGACGGCCGGTGACGAGTTCTGGCGGACCCAGGGCGGCAACAACAACGCGTACTGCATCGACGACGAGACGTCCTGGCTGGACTGGACGCCGGACGACCCCGAGGCGGAGTCGATGCTGAGCTTCGCCCGCCGGGTCGTGCGGCTGCGCGCCAACAGCCCGGCGCTGCGGCAGCCGGAGTTCTTCGAAGGCCGGACGACCCCGACCGGCAAGCCGGACCTCGTCTGGTTCCGCCCGGACGGCGAGGAGTTCGGCGAGACCGACTGGTTCGAGGACCGCCACACGCTCGGCATGTGGATCGACGGCTCGAACAGCCAGGCCCGCAACCGCGACGGCGAGCTGGTGCCCGACCACTCGTGGCTGCTGTGGCTGCACGCCGGCGACGGGCCGGCCGAGGTCGTGCTGCCGGGCCGCGAGTACGGCGAGACGTTCAAGCCGACGCTCGACACGAGCACCGCCGACGGCAGCCCGGCGAACCCGGGCACGCTGGAAGCCAAGAGCCGCGTGACACTGCAGTCCCGTTCCCTCCTCCTGCTCCGCGCCCCCCGCCTCGCCGCCGAACCCCAGCCCGAGCCCTACTGA